In the Candidatus Electrothrix sp. GW3-4 genome, one interval contains:
- the vapB gene encoding type II toxin-antitoxin system VapB family antitoxin produces MRTGSVFINNRTQAVRLPVETRFPSSVKKVIVRVIGKDRVLSPVENTWDSFFKSDEKVTDDFMTERASQEQQEREAF; encoded by the coding sequence ATGCGTACTGGATCAGTTTTTATTAATAATCGAACCCAGGCGGTCAGGCTGCCAGTAGAAACCCGTTTTCCTAGCTCAGTGAAAAAGGTTATCGTGCGAGTTATAGGAAAAGATCGTGTACTTTCACCGGTTGAAAATACTTGGGACAGTTTTTTCAAGTCCGACGAAAAAGTGACAGATGATTTCATGACAGAACGCGCTTCGCAGGAACAACAGGAAAGGGAAGCGTTCTGA
- a CDS encoding UvrD-helicase domain-containing protein, producing MPSMSYIADLHIHSRYSRATSKASNLHGLAAWAAIKGIDVVATGDFTHPGWFAHLADNLEPAEPGLFRLKEQPDFTELAPILPPGVQPDCSQIRFLLSAEISSIYKRGGKVRKIHNLLYVPDLDAARRINTVLAGIGNLESDGRPILGLDSKILLEILLEQAPEGFLVPAHIWTPWFSLFGSKSGFDAIEECFDDLSSEIFALETGLSSDPEMNRHISALDRFSLISNSDCHSPSKLGREANIFTTELSFPALKEALRRPVDDQGKQRFQATVEFYPEEGKYHCDGHRKCGVCLEPAQTVEVEGLCPECGRPMTIGVLYRVMELADRDKPQWPEGSPAVHSLIPLAEMLGELFSCGPATKKVGAVYSKLIKSFGSEFQILLDTPVEELNTASPLLGTAIQRVRENKVIRRPGFDGEFGVIRVFEEEERNQLAGQLNLFGMTPAKPRKKSPRKAVVRRRKSQVSPMQARKELNPEQQAAVDSKARRVIVQAGPGTGKTHTLVQRVLRLLEGGQDRITVITFTNKAAEELRQRLAAVQKAAEQAVRVDTFHGFCLHWLRRHDPELQLAGPEMRGWVFRRQYPELAERERRQLRQEAGLFLAEQAVLPEPSACPLPLQAYFHYLREHNLLDLDEIVPACTALLHTDTGFTEELRQATAHLLVDEFQDLNAAQYHLVRLLAETATVFAIGDPDQAIYGFRGSRPAWFHRFIAEQEPEFHQLATNYRSGADILRAAGAVIATNHEEEKEAGGGANPCVRPCSPQAASEQPGTIFRHLAPSARAEASFIASQIQQLIGGTSHREIDRLIGAPEDGGSLALSDIAILYRTSRQTDTIAQALAERTLPCQVVDMQPFYLRGELKRLSYWCLLAAGQVDAAELLFLLGQEQGIGAKGLAAAEAVLSEHPDKAPLTALADAVNAQGVDLPKPVQQGIRAMQELADRLLKEKSVAQAVDLLYAQYQLDSQATGPVPELNQETAELVRFRSMATSSPSLSAFARHLRRHQDSLIYDERAEAVLLTTLHAAKGLEFRAVFLVGCEEGLLPLTPRSELSPEEEEEHLREERRLFFVGMTRAAEVLYLTGAEERQGFSGLEERRPSPFLNEIPPELLKEPPRVVKKRKKRAGKQLSLF from the coding sequence ATGCCCTCCATGTCCTATATCGCCGACCTCCACATCCACTCCCGCTACTCCAGGGCCACCAGCAAGGCCAGCAATCTGCACGGTCTGGCGGCCTGGGCCGCCATCAAGGGCATTGATGTTGTTGCCACTGGCGACTTCACCCATCCGGGCTGGTTTGCCCACTTGGCCGATAATCTGGAACCGGCAGAACCCGGTCTCTTTCGCCTCAAGGAGCAGCCCGACTTTACCGAGCTGGCCCCAATTCTGCCACCGGGAGTACAGCCGGACTGCTCGCAAATCCGTTTCCTCCTCAGTGCGGAGATCAGCTCCATCTATAAGCGAGGCGGTAAGGTGCGCAAGATCCATAACCTGCTCTATGTCCCGGACCTGGACGCTGCCCGCCGCATCAACACAGTCCTGGCCGGGATCGGCAACCTGGAGTCGGACGGACGGCCCATCCTGGGCCTGGACTCCAAGATCCTGCTGGAGATCCTGCTGGAGCAGGCCCCGGAGGGCTTCCTGGTGCCTGCCCATATCTGGACCCCCTGGTTCTCCCTGTTCGGTTCTAAGTCTGGCTTTGATGCTATTGAGGAATGCTTTGACGACCTGAGCAGCGAGATCTTTGCCCTGGAGACCGGCCTGTCCTCTGACCCGGAGATGAACCGCCATATATCGGCCCTGGACCGCTTCTCCCTGATCTCCAACTCCGACTGCCATTCCCCGTCCAAGCTGGGCCGCGAGGCCAATATATTCACCACCGAGCTGAGCTTCCCTGCCCTTAAGGAGGCCCTGCGCAGACCGGTGGACGACCAGGGCAAGCAGCGCTTCCAGGCCACGGTGGAATTCTACCCGGAAGAGGGCAAGTACCATTGCGACGGCCACCGCAAATGCGGGGTCTGTCTGGAACCAGCCCAGACCGTGGAGGTCGAGGGCCTCTGCCCGGAATGCGGCCGCCCCATGACCATTGGGGTACTCTACCGGGTCATGGAACTGGCAGACCGGGACAAGCCGCAATGGCCCGAGGGTTCTCCAGCAGTGCATAGCCTGATTCCCCTGGCCGAGATGCTGGGCGAGCTCTTCAGCTGCGGGCCAGCCACCAAGAAGGTGGGTGCGGTCTACAGCAAGCTGATCAAGAGCTTCGGCTCCGAGTTTCAGATCCTGCTGGATACCCCGGTAGAGGAGCTCAACACGGCCTCGCCCCTGCTGGGCACAGCGATCCAGCGGGTACGGGAGAACAAGGTCATCCGCAGGCCCGGCTTTGACGGCGAGTTCGGGGTAATCCGGGTCTTTGAGGAGGAGGAGCGGAATCAGCTGGCAGGCCAGCTCAACCTCTTCGGGATGACCCCGGCCAAGCCTCGCAAGAAGAGCCCCCGAAAGGCAGTGGTCCGCAGGCGGAAGAGCCAGGTCAGCCCCATGCAGGCCAGGAAGGAACTCAACCCGGAGCAACAAGCTGCTGTGGATAGCAAGGCCCGGCGGGTCATTGTTCAGGCCGGGCCGGGTACGGGCAAAACCCACACCCTGGTGCAACGGGTCCTCCGCTTGCTGGAAGGGGGACAGGATCGCATCACCGTAATCACCTTTACCAATAAGGCCGCAGAAGAACTCCGTCAGCGCCTGGCTGCTGTACAGAAAGCAGCAGAGCAGGCCGTGCGGGTGGATACCTTTCACGGCTTTTGCCTCCATTGGCTGCGCCGCCATGATCCAGAGCTGCAACTGGCTGGCCCGGAGATGCGGGGCTGGGTCTTCCGCAGGCAGTATCCCGAGCTTGCGGAACGGGAGCGCAGACAGCTCCGGCAGGAGGCGGGCCTCTTTCTGGCCGAGCAGGCGGTCCTGCCGGAACCCAGCGCTTGTCCCCTCCCCTTGCAGGCCTATTTCCACTATCTCCGTGAGCATAACCTGCTGGACCTGGACGAGATCGTGCCTGCCTGTACTGCCCTGCTTCACACTGATACAGGGTTTACTGAAGAGCTGCGCCAGGCCACGGCCCATCTGCTGGTGGATGAGTTCCAGGACCTCAATGCGGCCCAGTACCACTTGGTGCGCCTGCTGGCCGAGACCGCCACGGTCTTTGCCATTGGCGACCCGGACCAGGCCATCTACGGCTTTCGTGGCTCCCGACCTGCCTGGTTCCACCGCTTTATCGCGGAGCAGGAACCAGAGTTTCACCAGCTGGCCACCAACTACCGCAGCGGGGCTGATATTCTGCGGGCAGCAGGGGCGGTGATTGCGACTAATCATGAAGAGGAAAAAGAGGCTGGCGGAGGGGCGAATCCCTGTGTTCGCCCTTGCTCGCCTCAAGCAGCCTCAGAGCAGCCCGGTACCATCTTCCGCCACCTTGCCCCCAGTGCCAGGGCCGAGGCCAGCTTTATTGCCAGCCAGATCCAGCAACTCATTGGTGGTACCTCCCACCGGGAGATTGATCGCCTTATTGGTGCGCCAGAGGACGGGGGCAGCCTGGCCCTCTCAGACATAGCTATACTGTACCGCACCTCCCGCCAGACCGATACCATTGCCCAGGCCCTGGCCGAACGCACCCTGCCCTGTCAGGTGGTGGATATGCAGCCCTTCTACCTGCGCGGCGAGCTCAAGCGTCTCTCCTACTGGTGCCTGCTGGCTGCCGGTCAGGTTGATGCTGCGGAGCTGCTCTTCCTCCTTGGCCAGGAACAGGGGATCGGAGCCAAGGGGCTGGCTGCTGCTGAGGCCGTACTCTCTGAGCACCCGGACAAGGCACCGCTCACCGCCCTTGCGGATGCTGTCAATGCTCAGGGGGTAGATCTGCCAAAGCCTGTGCAGCAAGGCATCAGGGCAATGCAGGAGCTTGCCGACCGGCTCCTCAAAGAGAAGTCTGTTGCCCAGGCCGTGGACCTGCTCTATGCGCAGTACCAGCTGGACTCTCAGGCAACAGGGCCGGTCCCCGAGCTTAACCAGGAGACAGCAGAACTGGTCCGCTTCCGCAGCATGGCAACCTCCTCTCCCTCCCTGTCTGCCTTTGCCCGGCACCTGCGCAGGCATCAGGACAGCCTGATCTATGATGAGCGGGCCGAGGCCGTGCTCCTCACCACCCTGCATGCGGCCAAGGGGCTGGAGTTCCGGGCCGTGTTTCTGGTGGGCTGCGAGGAGGGGCTCCTTCCCCTGACCCCGCGCAGCGAGCTGAGTCCAGAGGAGGAAGAGGAGCATCTTCGTGAGGAACGGCGCCTCTTCTTTGTCGGTATGACCCGTGCTGCTGAGGTCCTCTACCTCACCGGGGCTGAGGAACGGCAGGGCTTCAGCGGCCTTGAAGAGCGCAGGCCCTCCCCCTTCCTGAACGAGATCCCGCCGGAGCTGCTCAAGGAGCCGCCCAGAGTTGTCAAGAAACGGAAGAAGCGAGCAGGCAAGCAGTTGAGCCTGTTCTGA
- the vapC gene encoding tRNA(fMet)-specific endonuclease VapC — protein MLKYMLDTNIAIYVIKRRPLEILDTFNRHAGQMCISSITFAELIHGVEKSARPGHNLRQVEDFASRLEILEYGRKAAEHYGDIRADLERRGTPIEVNDLHISGHARSEGLVVVTNNLREFERVAGLRMENWL, from the coding sequence ATGTTGAAATACATGCTCGACACCAACATTGCTATCTACGTCATCAAACGGCGACCGCTGGAGATACTGGACACCTTCAACCGCCATGCTGGCCAGATGTGCATCAGCTCCATCACTTTTGCCGAGTTGATCCACGGGGTGGAAAAATCTGCCAGGCCAGGACATAACCTGCGGCAGGTGGAGGATTTCGCCTCCCGGCTGGAGATCTTGGAATACGGCAGAAAAGCGGCTGAGCATTATGGCGATATCCGTGCCGACCTGGAACGACGTGGCACACCGATCGAGGTGAATGATTTGCATATCTCTGGACATGCCCGGAGCGAAGGCTTGGTTGTTGTCACGAATAATCTGAGGGAGTTTGAGCGAGTTGCCGGGCTGCGGATGGAGAATTGGCTGTAA
- a CDS encoding helix-turn-helix domain-containing protein, translated as MPKKYIVQLTPKERCHLQEVIKKLSGGSQKVRRAHILLKADANGPCWKDSRIAEAFNCRTKTVENIRQNFVLHGFQQALDGKKRATPPTPKLLNGEQEVKIIATRLGSPPPGYANWSLRLLARHVVELEIVPSISHETIRQVIKKTG; from the coding sequence ATGCCAAAAAAATACATTGTCCAATTGACTCCAAAAGAACGCTGTCATTTACAGGAGGTTATCAAAAAGCTTTCGGGGGGCAGCCAGAAAGTCCGTCGTGCTCACATCTTATTGAAAGCTGATGCAAATGGCCCCTGTTGGAAAGACAGCAGGATAGCAGAAGCATTCAACTGTAGGACAAAAACGGTTGAGAACATCCGTCAAAATTTTGTTTTGCACGGTTTTCAACAGGCTCTTGACGGAAAAAAACGTGCAACCCCGCCTACTCCGAAACTATTGAATGGGGAGCAGGAGGTTAAAATCATTGCCACTCGTCTTGGTTCACCTCCGCCGGGATACGCAAATTGGTCACTGCGCCTTTTAGCCCGACATGTTGTTGAATTGGAAATAGTTCCGTCGATCAGCCATGAAACTATTCGCCAAGTAATAAAAAAAACGGGATGA
- a CDS encoding tetratricopeptide repeat protein: protein MSIELRLTFPDASHVMVSLRGNEEGDSPPAEFINPLEEKDLNELRWYLEDYGTSYAAEPDDTRAAAVQERLPVWGTALFEAALEGERKAAKLFDRFLESREKGRVLSIAADEPAVLTLPWELLHTPGGSYLCNENPPISIRRGLPSAGDARTPQPRAPKTGLHLLFIVSRPEGASFIDPRRDADAVLSALAKQEQARVEVEFLRPPTLDALRRRLRDTRLPTVDIIHFDGHGVFGRDSEADRGGKGDDLKGDGTASDRQQGWLLFEDEEGNKDRVAAETLGQLLHQNHAGLVVLSACQSAAMDSKDPMSGVAARLVHAGIPAVIAMTHSVLVSTAEQLFAEFYASLFVGATVARSLDEARHDLLFNPERGIRLRGAGLAEEFRLDLYDWFLPALYQSGADMALLSAEVNESPEPRPALLSNLPEPQPSGFFGRSRELWEIERALAVEGCRRFSITGFGGQGKTALALEAGRWLLRTHLFERVCMISYAASQSSDPVSMAVATMSTTFEQSLVDADAAQASLAQTPTLLILDNLESLAADNTLAELLDAALPWSEAGASRVLLTSRQPDCNHPGYPLAGDYRHQTLALAGLQAHDAVDWFDSLRRLPPRTRLKRPRRDVLINLFRKVGFHPLSISLLAQQLKVRGPADVGERLEALLEEQPVNQADRSLLASLELSIERLPAQCREWLPRLGVFQGGCLEAMVEDITGLKEADWQELRNHLLIAGLMQAERVAESDATFLRFHPTLAPALWQRLDREEQAELLARYWQAYYGLSNELYKMDRTNPHAARALARYELPNLLRAVHSALQTDKTEEGVDFAERVNKFLYFFGLRRDAEELTEAAGRAGSAVGSQAWYLAQSNLGEQLRQNGQPGAAAQVFADILAGLEETPSYNRCLTLGRLGRCFEVQGQPGQAERRYRQELEELAQLEQDDGVRRQTGLAWTDLADVLVAQGEYSKAKEAYQAGLEIAEEQGDKRQTGVVLGQLGTLAKEQDELAEAEERYKEALTLFQRINEPASEAVFWHQLGLVYQQAKHWEAAEQAYRQAARLKEEQGLLAGNNAAGGSWGQLALLCKATGRLAEAEQWYSKALTVFQSAEDWPNVSRTLSNLADLLANDPARLDEARGYAEEGLAISETLDPAVMQIWNTYKPLAHIADQQGESSQAAEYQAKGRQAYLAFPGWRQGLYQYEELIVAVVQAIEDPDVRKELEQGLNEIAEGPKANLVAAIQRILNGERDEATLSEPLDYTDAAIVHAILEGIEGDA, encoded by the coding sequence ATGTCCATAGAACTGCGCCTGACCTTTCCCGATGCCAGCCATGTCATGGTCTCCCTTCGCGGCAACGAGGAGGGCGACAGCCCACCTGCCGAGTTCATCAATCCCCTGGAAGAAAAAGACCTCAACGAACTCCGCTGGTACCTGGAGGACTACGGCACCAGCTATGCTGCTGAACCCGATGATACCCGGGCTGCCGCAGTGCAGGAGCGGCTGCCGGTCTGGGGCACTGCCCTGTTTGAGGCCGCTCTGGAAGGCGAGCGCAAGGCGGCCAAGCTCTTTGACCGCTTCCTGGAGAGTAGGGAGAAAGGCCGCGTCCTCAGTATTGCTGCTGATGAGCCTGCCGTGCTCACTCTGCCGTGGGAGCTGCTCCACACGCCCGGAGGCTCCTATCTCTGTAATGAGAACCCGCCTATCTCCATCCGGCGGGGACTGCCCAGTGCTGGCGATGCCCGTACCCCGCAGCCCCGTGCGCCCAAGACTGGCCTGCATCTCCTCTTTATTGTCAGCAGGCCGGAGGGCGCATCCTTCATTGATCCCCGCCGCGATGCCGATGCCGTGCTCTCGGCCCTGGCAAAGCAGGAGCAGGCACGGGTGGAGGTGGAGTTTCTCCGGCCCCCGACCCTGGATGCCCTGCGCAGGCGGTTGCGCGATACCCGACTGCCCACGGTGGACATCATCCACTTTGACGGGCACGGGGTATTTGGCAGGGACAGCGAGGCGGACAGGGGTGGCAAGGGCGATGATCTCAAGGGCGATGGCACGGCTTCGGACAGGCAGCAGGGCTGGCTCCTGTTTGAGGATGAGGAGGGCAACAAGGACCGGGTTGCGGCCGAGACCTTGGGTCAGCTGCTCCATCAGAACCATGCAGGCCTGGTGGTGCTTTCCGCCTGTCAGTCCGCAGCAATGGACAGCAAAGATCCCATGAGCGGGGTGGCGGCCCGGCTGGTTCATGCGGGCATCCCAGCGGTCATTGCCATGACCCATAGCGTGCTGGTCAGCACGGCGGAGCAGCTCTTTGCCGAGTTCTATGCCAGCCTGTTTGTGGGCGCGACCGTGGCCCGATCCCTGGACGAGGCCCGGCACGACCTCCTCTTTAACCCAGAGCGCGGCATCCGTCTGCGCGGGGCAGGACTGGCCGAGGAGTTCAGGCTGGACCTGTACGACTGGTTCCTGCCTGCCCTGTATCAGAGCGGGGCGGATATGGCCCTGCTCAGTGCCGAGGTCAACGAAAGCCCGGAACCCCGCCCTGCCCTGCTCTCCAATCTGCCTGAGCCCCAGCCCTCCGGCTTTTTCGGGCGCAGCAGGGAGCTGTGGGAGATCGAACGGGCCTTGGCCGTGGAGGGCTGCCGTCGTTTCTCCATCACCGGGTTCGGGGGACAGGGCAAGACCGCCTTAGCCCTGGAAGCGGGCCGCTGGCTGCTCCGCACGCATCTGTTCGAGCGGGTCTGCATGATCAGCTATGCAGCCTCTCAAAGCAGCGACCCGGTGAGCATGGCCGTTGCGACCATGAGCACGACCTTTGAGCAGAGCCTGGTGGATGCGGATGCGGCCCAGGCATCGCTGGCACAGACCCCTACCCTGCTGATCCTGGATAACCTGGAGTCCCTGGCTGCTGACAACACCCTGGCCGAGCTGCTGGATGCGGCTCTGCCCTGGTCTGAGGCCGGGGCCAGTCGGGTGCTGCTCACCTCCCGGCAACCGGATTGCAACCATCCCGGCTATCCCCTGGCAGGCGACTACAGGCACCAAACCCTTGCCCTGGCGGGCCTGCAAGCGCACGATGCCGTGGACTGGTTTGACAGCCTGCGCCGTCTGCCGCCCAGGACCAGGCTCAAGCGACCCCGCCGCGATGTGCTGATCAACCTGTTCCGCAAGGTGGGCTTTCATCCCCTGTCCATCTCCCTGCTGGCCCAACAGCTCAAGGTACGCGGCCCGGCTGATGTGGGGGAACGACTGGAGGCCCTGCTGGAGGAGCAGCCGGTGAATCAGGCAGACCGGTCCCTGCTTGCCTCCCTGGAGCTGTCCATTGAGCGACTGCCCGCGCAATGCCGGGAATGGCTGCCTCGGTTGGGGGTGTTTCAGGGGGGATGTCTGGAAGCGATGGTAGAGGATATAACCGGCCTCAAGGAGGCTGACTGGCAGGAACTGCGCAACCACCTGCTCATAGCCGGACTTATGCAGGCCGAGCGGGTGGCGGAGAGTGATGCAACCTTTCTCCGCTTCCACCCCACCCTGGCCCCGGCCCTGTGGCAGCGGCTGGACAGGGAGGAGCAGGCCGAGTTGCTGGCACGCTATTGGCAGGCGTACTACGGGCTTTCCAATGAGCTGTACAAGATGGATAGAACAAATCCCCATGCGGCCCGCGCCCTTGCCCGCTACGAGCTGCCGAACCTGCTCCGGGCTGTCCATAGTGCCTTGCAAACAGACAAAACTGAAGAGGGCGTTGACTTTGCCGAAAGGGTCAACAAGTTTCTCTACTTCTTCGGGCTGCGGCGGGACGCTGAGGAACTGACTGAGGCAGCAGGCAGGGCAGGCAGTGCCGTGGGTTCGCAGGCATGGTATCTTGCCCAAAGTAACCTTGGCGAGCAGCTTCGCCAGAACGGTCAGCCCGGAGCGGCAGCACAGGTCTTTGCGGACATCCTGGCCGGACTGGAGGAGACGCCCAGCTATAACCGCTGCCTGACTCTGGGCAGACTGGGCCGCTGCTTTGAGGTACAGGGTCAGCCCGGGCAGGCGGAACGACGCTATCGGCAGGAGCTGGAGGAACTGGCTCAGTTAGAGCAGGACGACGGGGTGCGACGGCAGACCGGCCTTGCCTGGACAGATCTGGCTGATGTGCTGGTTGCCCAAGGCGAGTACAGCAAGGCCAAAGAGGCCTATCAGGCAGGCTTGGAGATTGCTGAAGAGCAAGGTGATAAGCGACAGACGGGTGTAGTGCTCGGCCAGCTCGGCACCTTGGCCAAGGAGCAGGACGAGCTGGCTGAGGCAGAGGAGCGGTACAAGGAAGCCCTGACCCTGTTCCAGCGCATCAACGAACCTGCCTCCGAGGCGGTGTTCTGGCACCAACTCGGCCTTGTCTATCAGCAGGCAAAGCACTGGGAGGCAGCAGAGCAGGCCTATCGGCAGGCAGCTCGGCTGAAGGAAGAGCAAGGCTTGCTGGCTGGCAACAATGCGGCTGGAGGTAGCTGGGGCCAACTCGCCTTACTCTGCAAGGCCACAGGCCGCTTGGCAGAGGCGGAACAGTGGTATAGCAAAGCATTGACAGTCTTCCAAAGTGCGGAAGACTGGCCCAATGTCTCCCGTACCCTCAGCAACCTTGCCGACCTGCTGGCTAATGACCCGGCCCGTTTGGACGAGGCCCGTGGCTATGCTGAGGAAGGACTGGCTATCAGCGAAACCCTTGACCCGGCAGTAATGCAGATATGGAATACCTACAAGCCACTGGCTCACATCGCCGACCAGCAGGGCGAGAGCAGCCAGGCAGCCGAGTACCAGGCCAAGGGCAGGCAGGCGTATTTGGCCTTTCCCGGCTGGCGGCAGGGGCTGTACCAGTATGAGGAGTTGATTGTAGCGGTGGTGCAAGCTATAGAAGACCCGGACGTGCGGAAGGAGCTGGAGCAAGGGTTGAACGAGATAGCCGAAGGGCCGAAGGCCAATCTGGTCGCCGCTATCCAGCGCATCCTCAACGGTGAACGCGATGAGGCCACCCTGTCCGAGCCGCTGGATTACACGGATGCCGCCATTGTCCACGCCATTCTGGAGGGGATTGAGGGGGATGCGTAG